AAGAAATTTTTTTCGATGATCTTCCCTCTGCATTCGATGGATTTACCATCACTCAGATCAGCGATCTCCACATCGGTTCCTGGGACAAGGCCTCAAAACACAAACTGGAATATTTAGTGGAACTCATTACGGATTTAAAATCGGAAGTTTTATTTTTTACCGGCGATATCGTTAATAGCAATGCAGATGAAATGGATGGATGGTACGATACTTTTAATACCTTAACTGCACCATTCGGAGTATATTCAATTCTAGGAAACCACGATTATGGTGATTATATTAAATGGAAAACCGAAGAGGACAGAGATCAAAATTTGCATAATGTAAAAAATATTCATCCTCTATTAGGATTTAAATTATTGTTGAATGAAAATACCTTTATTGAAAAAGGTGGTGAAAAAATTCATATCATTGGTGTTGAAAATTGGGGCAAAGGAGATTTTCCGAAAATCGGAGATCTTACTATTGCGAGCAAAGGAATAGAATCAAATGCCTTTAAAATTTTATTATCGCATGACCCTTCACACTGGCGCGCAAAAGTGTTGGAAGAACAATATCCACCACAACTTACTTTGAGCGGACATACGCATGGATTTCAAATGGGTATAGAAACACCGGCATTCAGAATATCTCCATCTCAATTAGTGTATAAAGAATGGGCAGGTTTATATCAAAATGGCAAACACCATTTATATGTCAACCGCGGACTCGGAACTGTTGGGTATCCCGGCAGAATTGGCATTTGGCCGGAAATAACCAAGATCACCTTAAGAAGAAAAACCAGCTGAAATATTATTAATATTGTAAGATTAATTTAACTTAATAAAATATGAAAAATATTATAATTCTTTTTTCACTCACAATTATTATTTCCTCCTGCTCACAAAATTCCAAAGCATTTGATAAAAATGGAAGTTTACGGGTAGAAAATTTAACCTCAGAAACGGGTGGTTTTAACTTTGTGCCGATGTCGGCAAGCGATAGTGCAGATGTTTTAAATTACACACCCACAGTTTATAAATTCGAGGATGAACCTTATACAGGTAAAATAGCATCTTACAATAAAGAAAAACTCATGTTGGAAGGTAATCTTAAAAACGGAATATTATCTGGTGAGTGGAAATTTTATTATCCGAGTGGCGTTGTTCAAATTGAAGGCACTTATTCCAACGGACATGAAACAGGTTTTTGGAAATCATATTATACAAAAGATAAACCCAATATTGTAAAATATTACAATGAAGACGGATTAATGTTAATGCGCAAAGAATATTATGATACCGGAAAAATTAAAAATTACCAAAACATAAATTGCGAAGAATTTGGCGGACGAGAAAGAAGAATTCAATTTAAATATAATGGCGAACTTGATTACATAGACGCCGAACGAGAAGTAGGTAAATTAACTCCTGCAGAGATAAATACACTTTTGAAAAATGATGGGTTATTGGTAAAATAAGGTATCCGGAATCAGGTATCAGGATTTACTTTGTCGATAAAATTAGATCTTCGTTATTAAACAGCAAATTTCTAAGCCCAATTTTATTAATTAACGAAAATAGTAATATTATAAAATACATTTACAAATAAGAGTTAAATTATCCTCATTTCGATATCCCAAATCCTGATACCCGATACGCGTTCCTCGCGCTAATAAAATATCATTCCAACGAAAATTTCTTACCGTTTCCTTCCCGAACTTTCCGTCTTACCGGCTAATTAAAATTATTTTAGCACATTATATAAGAATATATTTTTCATAACAAACGATGCTACCTTTCTTTAATATCCTAGAAGAGAGAAAATCTATTTAACCTTATCTTAATAAAATAAGAGCACCGGAATACGTTTCATTAATTCCATCGCACAACATTTGAACTACATACATATAAGTTCCAATTTCCTGTGGTCTGCCGGAAATATCATTACCATCCCAACCACCACTGTCGGCAGTTGCAAAATAATCATATACTTTTTGCCCCCATCGATTAAATACAGAGAAATAAGTTACTTCCTCACATAAATTAGTTGTAGGAGGAACTCTGAAAAGATCATTTAATCCATCTTCATTCGGAGTAAATACATTTGGGAAAGCAACTGCAGCTGCAACTAAAATTGTAATACAATCGGTAGAAGTACATCCGGTGGGATGCGTGGCAGTTACACAATAAGTTGTTGTTTCGTATGGATTGATAAGCGGATTTGCAGCTGTAACATCCGAAATATTATAATTTGGTGACCATAGATAAGTATAAGTATCATCCAGATTTGAATACAAGGTCATAAAATTTCCGAGTTCCAGAGTAGTATCAGGAAATGCAGTTATTGCAACACTGTCAATAACATCTACTTCAACAAAACCAATTATCTGACAACCAAGATCATCAGTAACTATCAAAGTATAAGTAAAATCAGATGGAGGTATAATAGTAAGATCAGGAGTATTTGATGTTGCAGGGTCGTTCCAGTCGTAGGCTAATGTGCCGGTTCCTGTGGCAACCGACGACATATATAATTCATTTCCTGCGCAAACAACTGCATCATCAGGAATCATATCAACCGTAAGCTCAACATAAATTACACTAGGTTGTGGAATATCAAGATCACCCAAATAAAATCCTGCGGCACCGGCAGTAGCATTATTAGAGGAGTTAAAACATGGTGAGCCAACGCCTTCCCCAACGGTTTTTCCCGGACTTCCGCCCGCTGCATCTAAATTTATTCCACCTGGCATTACAGGGGCATTAACCCAAAGTAATCCGCCGGAACCACCGCCTCCCGGACCAACACAATTAATTCCATCAAACGAATTATCGGTATCACCGCCATTACCACCTACAACCTGCACATTTAGTGTAGTGGAAACGTTGTTCAATTCCATTGCAACCGTTCCTGCACCGCCACCACCGCCAGCACCATCATCAAAAGCAACATCAGTAACGCTCTCTCCGTTTGACCTGATAAAAAATCCATTTCCTTCAATATTATTTGCGATGATCATGATAAGACCGCCACCGTTTCCTCCTTGAGTGCCTGTTCCGATATTCGAACTTCCGGCGCCTCCACCTCCTCCCATCCATATCTTATTGGTAACATTATTATAATCCAGCGACCATCCCCCAAATCCGGGATAAGTTCCACCACATAATCCTGCAGCGGGATTAATTAATTGTCCACCCATTCCACCATTCACATTATTACTTCCACCACCACCACCGGTTTGTCTGTCGTTTCCACCACCACCGCCATTTGCTGGTGCTCCTCGGGCGGCCAAACCATCACCATTTTCTGAAATACCTTCACCTTTAAACCCTGCTTTATCTTCACCGGGCAGAATTACATAACCGTCAAATCCGGTAGCACCGCCAGTTATACAAGGTGTATTGATCACCACTGCAGAACCACGAAATCCAATTCCTGTAGCATCGATATCAGCACCAAATGAAATTGTACCTGTAGAAATTAAAGAAATAATGCCACCTGTCGTTCCATTCCATGGAAGCCCTGTTACGGTTCCTACGATATCTACATCCACATACTCAGGCACACGAACCAACTGACAACGTCCTGCAAGATCATAAGGTCTATCAATAATTTCATTTAATGTAACAACATTAAAAACAATGTTTTGAACAGTAAACATTTCATAATCGCCGCTCTTGGCATAATTCAAAATTGAACCATAGGTTGGGAGATTATCGGCTTCGGCATCAACACCACGCATCTGTATAAGAAGCACATTATCGCCAATGGAAAGTCCTAAAGGTGTATTGTCAAGCGTAAGACTATTATTACAAATATCAATTCCGGTAACTTCATAATAATTGTTGATCACCCCGGAAATACTTGTTTGAGCCCTAAGGGTCAAAAAGTTGAGGAGATACACAGCACAAAACAATAAGGGTATTCGCGGCATAAATTTAAAAGGTGCGTGTGATTTTTTTACGAAGATAGGTAATTCCTGCAAAATTGCAATAAAATCCCGTATTTTGACCCCTAAATGAAGATGCTATTTATTAACAAAACGTTGGTTTATGACAAAAATTGAAGTCACTTCTAAATTAAAGGATGCAATTGCCAACTACGAAAATTTTTGCCTGAAAATGGTGGAAATGGATTATTTTGCATCATATGGCGACAAGTGGAGTGTTTCAGAAAACACCCGACATCTAATGTTAGCAATAAGTCCGATAATTCTTGCATTCAGTTTACCCAAATTTTTACTGCGCTTATTCTTTGGAAAGCCGAACAGAAACAGCCGAAGTTTCGACGAACTTTTGGCGAAATATATCGGCAAACTTGAAGCGGGAGGCAAAGCTTCGAAACCCTATGTGCCAAATACACAAAAAGTGGATGTCACAAAAGAAACAGAGTTGAAAAAATTTATGATACTTCACAACAGATTGATATCTAAAATGGAAAGGTGGAAAGATGTTGATCTTGATAGATATTTGTTGCCGCATCCCTTGTTGGGAAAGATCACCCTTCGGGAGATGTTGTATTTCACAACCTTTCATATACAACATCATCAACAAACAATTGAAAATTTGCAAAAACCTAAATATGTTCAGGCATGAATGAGTCTCAACGCATTAAAAAATTATTTTTCGAACTGTATGATGGCAATCCATGGACCGCAATTAAACTTACAGATCTGTTAAGTGGCATCAGTGCGGAACAAGCAGCACTGCGCCCGATAAAAAATGCAAATACTATTTGGCAATTAGTGCAGCATTGTGTTGGATGGAGAGAGAATGTTTTACGTAAAATACAAGGTGATTTTTTTAAATCTCCTGAAGATAATTATTTGTCGAATCCACCGGATACCTCTCCCGAAGCATGGTCTCAACTGCTTAGCAGATTAGAAAAATCGGAAACAGATTGGGAAAATTATCTTGAAAATCTCAACGATGAAACATTAAATAAGGGATATGCTCCCTCCAAAAATGAATGGACAAATTATGAAGTGATACAAGGCATCCTCCACCACGACAATTATCATTTCGGACAAATATCCATGTTAAAAAAGTTGGTTACTTAAGGATAATTCATCTGATAATGCAGGAGAACTAGTTATTTCCTTTTGATGTTTATGGTATGAAGAAATAAGGTTATTGGACATATATGTCGTTATTTTGCACCACAATAACCTTATATATGTTTATAGGTTTTGATAAATAGGGGAAATGTTTAAAATGATAAAAAGTGTTAAATTAAATTTTCTGTTTTTACTTCTTTCAATTTCTGCGCTTGCTCAAGCCCAAAATGTTCCTTATTCTATTTTGTATGACGATACTTTGGTAAATACTATTTTAATTACAATGGACCCCGATTCACTGGATGAATTGTATGATGAATTAGAAAACGAACATGAATATGCTGTATTATTTGTTTATCAAAATGGGGTAAATTCCGACACACTGGAAAATGTTGGATTAAGACTGAGAGGAAATACTTCACTGGAATCAGCAAAAAAATCGTTTAAAATTTCTTTTAATACATATGTTACAGGCAGACGTTTTGAAGGCGCCAAAAAATTAAATCTCATTGGCAATCACAACGACCCAACCATGAGCCGTGAAAAAATATATTTTGACATCTACAACGATTTTGGTTTACCAACACGCAGAGTTTCTTTTGCTAAATTTTATATTAATGATACCTATTATGGTTTATATAGTTTGACGGAAGAATATGACGATATATTTTTACAAGACAGGTTTGGTGAAAGCAGCGGTAATTTGTATAAATGTTTATACGGAAGCACATTGGAATACAATGGCCCAAGTCAGAGTGAATATAATACCTACGAATTA
The genomic region above belongs to Bacteroidota bacterium and contains:
- a CDS encoding DinB family protein is translated as MTKIEVTSKLKDAIANYENFCLKMVEMDYFASYGDKWSVSENTRHLMLAISPIILAFSLPKFLLRLFFGKPNRNSRSFDELLAKYIGKLEAGGKASKPYVPNTQKVDVTKETELKKFMILHNRLISKMERWKDVDLDRYLLPHPLLGKITLREMLYFTTFHIQHHQQTIENLQKPKYVQA
- a CDS encoding gliding motility-associated C-terminal domain-containing protein, whose amino-acid sequence is MPRIPLLFCAVYLLNFLTLRAQTSISGVINNYYEVTGIDICNNSLTLDNTPLGLSIGDNVLLIQMRGVDAEADNLPTYGSILNYAKSGDYEMFTVQNIVFNVVTLNEIIDRPYDLAGRCQLVRVPEYVDVDIVGTVTGLPWNGTTGGIISLISTGTISFGADIDATGIGFRGSAVVINTPCITGGATGFDGYVILPGEDKAGFKGEGISENGDGLAARGAPANGGGGGNDRQTGGGGGSNNVNGGMGGQLINPAAGLCGGTYPGFGGWSLDYNNVTNKIWMGGGGGAGSSNIGTGTQGGNGGGLIMIIANNIEGNGFFIRSNGESVTDVAFDDGAGGGGGAGTVAMELNNVSTTLNVQVVGGNGGDTDNSFDGINCVGPGGGGSGGLLWVNAPVMPGGINLDAAGGSPGKTVGEGVGSPCFNSSNNATAGAAGFYLGDLDIPQPSVIYVELTVDMIPDDAVVCAGNELYMSSVATGTGTLAYDWNDPATSNTPDLTIIPPSDFTYTLIVTDDLGCQIIGFVEVDVIDSVAITAFPDTTLELGNFMTLYSNLDDTYTYLWSPNYNISDVTAANPLINPYETTTYCVTATHPTGCTSTDCITILVAAAVAFPNVFTPNEDGLNDLFRVPPTTNLCEEVTYFSVFNRWGQKVYDYFATADSGGWDGNDISGRPQEIGTYMYVVQMLCDGINETYSGALILLR
- a CDS encoding metallophosphoesterase, producing MDIQALLMRLLFTGGFYFVSDLFIHSAIRSTFFKNPKRAVRIYWIINILIFLISSIGFLFVKYMDPEIARLNSYFMGIFVSLLFSKLIVALILFITEDVYRIPYSFYTYRKRKKAKTESGILINRRNFIAKSALIAGLLPFSGFLYGIFKGRFNFTVRSEEIFFDDLPSAFDGFTITQISDLHIGSWDKASKHKLEYLVELITDLKSEVLFFTGDIVNSNADEMDGWYDTFNTLTAPFGVYSILGNHDYGDYIKWKTEEDRDQNLHNVKNIHPLLGFKLLLNENTFIEKGGEKIHIIGVENWGKGDFPKIGDLTIASKGIESNAFKILLSHDPSHWRAKVLEEQYPPQLTLSGHTHGFQMGIETPAFRISPSQLVYKEWAGLYQNGKHHLYVNRGLGTVGYPGRIGIWPEITKITLRRKTS
- a CDS encoding DinB family protein, coding for MNESQRIKKLFFELYDGNPWTAIKLTDLLSGISAEQAALRPIKNANTIWQLVQHCVGWRENVLRKIQGDFFKSPEDNYLSNPPDTSPEAWSQLLSRLEKSETDWENYLENLNDETLNKGYAPSKNEWTNYEVIQGILHHDNYHFGQISMLKKLVT